Part of the Ignavibacteriales bacterium genome is shown below.
GCACGAGTTTATCATCGTGCAAAGAAAACGCGCCGGCCCTCACTTTGAGCGACACCGCGAGGTCTTCACGATATTGCCCGCCTTCGCATTCGAGGGTAAGAACAGAATCTGTGCTTGACGAACGGGAGTGTTTGAGCAAGCCCACCTTGTGTGATCCCGGGATCACCTGCATCGCAGCGTTCTGCTCATCGACATCTTCCAGCGCCAGCCACACCGTTGCGGAAATTTTGGGCTCGAGCGGCCAATAGTACGTGTCCTGGTGCCAGCCAACCGTCGAGTTGCTACGCGGCGGCTTGATGAAGAAGTTCGACCCCCAGAGATAGAAGTCGGGACCAAGGATGTCTTCAACGTAATCGAGAATCGCCGGGTTCGTGCAGACATCATAGAGGAACCGGCTGCTCTCGTGCCACTCGCGGATCTCCTTGGAGTCCTCGCCCTGGCGAAGAAGCTTCATGAGCTCTTCGAGTCCTTTGTTGAGCCCGCTCACTTGTTGCGGCGTGAACACCGGCGGCATACCAAAAATGTAGCCGTTGGTTGCGTAAAATTTTTGTTGGTCCTCTGTAAGGCGCTTGCCCATGGGTGTTCCTTTGATTGTCGATTTCCGATTGTCGATGAAAGATTGTTGGTTGGCCGTGCTTCGTCTACCCGTTAGCTCTTGTGAATCTCTCGGGCAGGCTCTCACGATGGGTTCTCGATTCTCAAGTGTACATTATCAACTGTCCATTGACAGTTGATAATTGACAATTATTTCTTCTTTCCTTTTTCTTCCTTCGCGGTCGGCGGAGCTGGTGCCGGCATGTCTGTGTTGGCGGGTTATTCCGGGCTTCAAAGCCAAGAGAAGTGAATCAGACATTCGGGGAAGAACGAAGCTCTTAGCCCTGCTGATTTCAAACGCAGAGGAGGGCGAGGGAGTTCCGGTGTGCGGCGGTTGCAATCAGGCACCGGTATTTAGCGATCAGCGATGAGCGGTTGGCTGAGTTCTCCATGTGCCAGGCAAGAACCGGCCCACAGCTGACAGCTGATTGCTGACCGCTGATTGCTTCCGTCTAGCCCTTATACACCTTTCCCCCTTTCATCACAAACTTCACATCCCGGCAGGTCTTGATATCCTGCGTCGGGTCTCCCTTCACCGCGATCAGGTCGGCATAGAGATTGGGGCGTACGCGTCCGATCTGATTCTCCATGCGGATGATCTTCGCGTTCACAGACGTTGCAGCTATGAGCGCTTGCGATGTGGTCATGCCGCCTCGGACCAGCCATTCGAGCTCGCGGTAATTTGTTCCGTGAGCAAAGACGCCCACATCGCTTCCGAGTCCGATGGTGACGCCGGCGTCCAGTGCGAGCTTGAAGGCGCGCAGTGCTAGTTTCATACCCGGCGATAACGGTCCGCCCGCTTTGAATCCGTCGAAGTATTCTCCATAGGCTTCTTCTGCGGTCAGCGTAGGGAGAAAGGCTACATTGTGCTGAGCCATGAGTTTGAACACTTCTTCCGTGCCGCCATAGCCGTGCTCGATTGAATCAACTCCAGCCATGATCGAGCGGCGCATGCCCTCAGGTGTCGTCGCATGAGACGAGACCGGCCTTCCGGCAGACCGCGCTTCTGCCACGAGAGTTTTCAGTTCTTCTTCGCTGAACGTCGGAACCGTCCCGCTGACACCATGCCTATAGTCTGCGTACACTTTCACCCAGTCGGCTCCGCCGCCAATCTGCTGGCGTACCGCCTTGATCATCTCTGCCTGTCCGCTGACCTCCTGGCCTCCCTTGGGCAGTTCCACTTCCGGCGCGAACCCTGCCGGACCAGGTCCGTAGCTCGCGGTCGCGACAATTGCGCGCGTGGCAACAAGCAGTCGTGGACCAGGGATTATTCCTTCGTTAATTGCTCGCTGCAGGGAAACATCCGCGTAGCCCGCCCCTTCCGTGCCAAGATCTCGCAGCAGCGTGAATCCGGACATCAGGGTCTTCTCGCATTGTTTCACCGCCTCAATGGTACGATAGGCGAACGGTTCTTTCAGCACCTGGTCGTTCCAGAGTGTCTCGTTGTAAGGATGCAGCAGGATGTGAGAGTGGATGTCCATCAGGCCCGGGAGCAATGTTGTTCCGGCCAGGTCGATCGTTTTTGCGCCAGAGGGCACCTGAACCTGCGACGGGGGACCAACCGCCACAATCTTTTCTCCACGAATCAGAACCACCCACCCTTCGTGGATCTTGCCGTCTTCGGCATCGAACACGCGCGCGGGCTTAAGAAGTTGATCGCCTCCTTTTTCCGCTGGCGCTTCCTGGCTTCGTTCAGCCGCATTGAGGAAGTTGGGGAGCATTGAAACGAGCAACGTTCCTGTACCCGACAAGACGCTTCGCTGGAGAAATCTGCGACGACCAATTTGATTTTCCATGGTGTACCTCCGACAGGTTCAAAAGAACTCTCACGCAAGGTCGCCAAGGAACAGAAGAACATCCCTCGAATCTCTTGCAGGTCTTTGCAGCTTTGCGTGAAACTACGGCTTGGACGAAGATAGAAAGATAATTGACATTGATGCAAGCTTGGGGTACGTTTGAAAAACAATACTTCTTGATTCGTTGATCGATATTCGGTATTTGAAATTCAATCGGACAAGAATAGTCGTTCATGGGAATTGCCAATATCAAATATTCAAATTCAACGTCCCGCAAACATGCCGGAAAAACCCCGCAAACCTGCCCAGATCAAGCCAACGTTTTTCGCCACCCCCGCATTGTTTCGGCAATGGCTCACGAAGAACCATGTGTCAGGGAAAGAATTCTGGGTTGGATTTCACAAAAAAGGCACCGCCAAGCCGAGCATTACCTGGCCCGAGTCGGTGGATCAGGCTCTCTGCTTCGGCTGGATTGACGGGCTGAGAAAGTCTTGCGACTCTGAGAGTTACATGATACGCTTCACCCCGCGCAAGTCTACGAGCACTTGGAGCGCGGTGAACACCAAACGCGCACAGGAGTTGATTCGGCTCGGGCTGATGCAACCGGCCGGCAGGAAAGCGTTCGAGGGACGCGATCAGAAGAGGTCAGAATTGTACGCTTACGAGCAGAAAAGCGCTACGCTTGGAACCGCTTGTGAGAAACAATTCCGCGCCAACAGGGACGCCTGGACATTCTTTCAATCCCAACCCCCATCGTACCGGAAAACAGCGACCTGGTGGGTGGTGAGTGCGAAACAGGAAGCGACGCGGCAGAGACGACTTGCCGCCTTGATCTCCGATTCAGCGGCCGGCAACCGGATCGCGCAGTTGCGGCCGGAGAAGAGCGGCGGAAAGTGAAGCATTCACCCAGTCAATCGT
Proteins encoded:
- a CDS encoding phytanoyl-CoA dioxygenase family protein, giving the protein MGKRLTEDQQKFYATNGYIFGMPPVFTPQQVSGLNKGLEELMKLLRQGEDSKEIREWHESSRFLYDVCTNPAILDYVEDILGPDFYLWGSNFFIKPPRSNSTVGWHQDTYYWPLEPKISATVWLALEDVDEQNAAMQVIPGSHKVGLLKHSRSSSTDSVLTLECEGGQYREDLAVSLKVRAGAFSLHDDKLVHGSPANNSDRRRAGLTIRYSSTIVRCDLSVNPYFKTYLCRGVDTYRHNPVGIVPTQEFGRLDRKHISVEEAGVEAEKKLGLVQ
- a CDS encoding amidohydrolase family protein, encoding MENQIGRRRFLQRSVLSGTGTLLVSMLPNFLNAAERSQEAPAEKGGDQLLKPARVFDAEDGKIHEGWVVLIRGEKIVAVGPPSQVQVPSGAKTIDLAGTTLLPGLMDIHSHILLHPYNETLWNDQVLKEPFAYRTIEAVKQCEKTLMSGFTLLRDLGTEGAGYADVSLQRAINEGIIPGPRLLVATRAIVATASYGPGPAGFAPEVELPKGGQEVSGQAEMIKAVRQQIGGGADWVKVYADYRHGVSGTVPTFSEEELKTLVAEARSAGRPVSSHATTPEGMRRSIMAGVDSIEHGYGGTEEVFKLMAQHNVAFLPTLTAEEAYGEYFDGFKAGGPLSPGMKLALRAFKLALDAGVTIGLGSDVGVFAHGTNYRELEWLVRGGMTTSQALIAATSVNAKIIRMENQIGRVRPNLYADLIAVKGDPTQDIKTCRDVKFVMKGGKVYKG
- a CDS encoding YdeI/OmpD-associated family protein; the encoded protein is MPEKPRKPAQIKPTFFATPALFRQWLTKNHVSGKEFWVGFHKKGTAKPSITWPESVDQALCFGWIDGLRKSCDSESYMIRFTPRKSTSTWSAVNTKRAQELIRLGLMQPAGRKAFEGRDQKRSELYAYEQKSATLGTACEKQFRANRDAWTFFQSQPPSYRKTATWWVVSAKQEATRQRRLAALISDSAAGNRIAQLRPEKSGGK